A stretch of the Candidatus Thermokryptus mobilis genome encodes the following:
- the rsfS gene encoding ribosome silencing factor, producing the protein MRPKTLAKRIAQLALQKKAEDIVIMDVRKLTSVTDFFVICSADSSVQLKAIVDHIVEELEKKGVKAWHVEGYSNLTWVLIDYVDVVVHAFLKPAREFYGLERFWGDAKFEYVTDDSLKTKKKTNKGETDKDAPISEGISESEN; encoded by the coding sequence TTGAGACCGAAAACGCTGGCTAAAAGAATAGCACAACTTGCTCTTCAAAAGAAGGCGGAGGATATAGTTATAATGGATGTACGCAAACTTACATCTGTAACTGATTTTTTCGTGATATGTTCGGCTGATTCTTCGGTTCAACTTAAAGCAATTGTTGATCATATCGTTGAGGAACTTGAAAAGAAAGGAGTAAAGGCATGGCATGTTGAGGGTTATTCAAATTTGACATGGGTTTTGATTGACTATGTTGATGTTGTCGTTCATGCTTTTTTGAAGCCAGCGAGGGAATTTTATGGACTTGAAAGATTTTGGGGCGATGCAAAGTTTGAATATGTTACGGATGATTCGTTGAAAACCAAAAAGAAAACAAATAAAGGCGAAACCGATAAAGATGCTCCCATCAGCGAAGGAATATCTGAAAGCGAAAATTGA
- the argS gene encoding arginine--tRNA ligase, translating to MLPSAKEYLKAKIENALSKIGIDVNGTQLTLERPKLEQYGDFATNIAMLIAKKLGKNPREIAKDIVANLEIEPEFIEKVEIAGPGFINFKLSPSFYIERIKEILNQGENFGRLKIGEGKRANVEFVSANPTGPLTVGHGRNAVLGDTIANILEWVGYEVIREYYFNNAGRQMRILADSVRLRYLELLGEKIDYPQDYYQGDYIKDIAKMLIDEYGDKLKDGADLKIFKEKAEKVIFDDIKKTLKRLGIEFDVYYNEDWLYEKKIWEVVDELGKRGYIYEKDGAVWFKATTAGGDQDKVLVKSTGEPTYRLPDIAYHIEKFKRGFDLIVDIFGADHIAEYPDVLRALEVLGYDISKVKVLIYQFVTIVRDGEVVKMSTRRANYITLDELIDEVGPDVVRFFFLNRSRDAHLNFDLNLAKKQSEENPVYYLQYAHARIASILRFASEMGVEIGDIDKVDFKLIKEEEEVKLAKLLSEFPDVVGSAYYSFEPLKLINYLNEVAETFHYFYHKHRVVGSDLDLTRARLALCLATKIVLANGFKILGISAPERM from the coding sequence ATGCTCCCATCAGCGAAGGAATATCTGAAAGCGAAAATTGAAAATGCCTTAAGTAAAATTGGCATTGATGTTAATGGAACGCAACTAACTCTTGAAAGACCTAAGCTTGAACAGTATGGGGACTTTGCTACAAATATAGCGATGTTGATTGCGAAAAAGTTGGGTAAAAACCCAAGGGAAATTGCGAAAGATATTGTTGCAAATCTTGAGATTGAGCCCGAGTTTATTGAAAAAGTTGAAATCGCTGGTCCTGGGTTTATAAACTTCAAACTTTCTCCATCGTTTTACATTGAACGGATTAAGGAAATTTTAAATCAAGGGGAAAATTTCGGAAGGCTTAAAATTGGTGAGGGGAAGAGAGCAAATGTTGAGTTTGTAAGTGCAAATCCAACTGGTCCTCTAACAGTTGGGCATGGGAGAAATGCTGTTTTGGGTGATACGATAGCTAATATTCTTGAGTGGGTTGGGTATGAGGTGATCCGCGAGTATTATTTCAACAACGCTGGAAGGCAGATGAGGATACTTGCTGATTCGGTGCGATTGCGTTATCTTGAACTGCTGGGCGAAAAAATTGATTATCCGCAAGATTATTACCAGGGCGATTACATCAAAGATATAGCGAAGATGTTAATTGATGAGTATGGTGATAAGCTTAAAGATGGGGCGGACCTGAAAATCTTCAAAGAGAAGGCCGAGAAAGTAATTTTTGACGATATTAAAAAGACATTGAAACGACTTGGGATTGAATTTGATGTTTATTATAACGAGGACTGGCTTTATGAGAAAAAGATTTGGGAAGTTGTTGACGAGCTTGGAAAAAGGGGTTATATATATGAGAAAGATGGAGCGGTATGGTTTAAAGCGACAACGGCTGGGGGGGATCAAGATAAGGTCTTAGTGAAAAGCACAGGAGAACCAACTTATAGATTACCTGATATAGCATATCACATTGAAAAGTTTAAAAGGGGCTTTGATTTAATTGTTGATATATTTGGCGCCGACCATATAGCTGAATATCCAGATGTTTTAAGGGCGCTTGAAGTTCTTGGGTATGATATTTCAAAAGTTAAGGTTTTGATCTATCAGTTTGTCACAATAGTGAGAGATGGTGAAGTTGTTAAGATGTCCACAAGAAGGGCAAACTATATAACGCTTGACGAGTTAATTGATGAGGTTGGTCCTGATGTAGTTAGATTTTTCTTTCTCAATAGAAGTCGCGATGCTCACCTTAATTTTGATCTTAACCTTGCAAAGAAGCAGTCAGAGGAAAATCCCGTTTATTATCTTCAATATGCTCATGCAAGAATTGCGAGTATTTTGAGATTTGCAAGTGAAATGGGGGTTGAGATTGGGGATATTGATAAAGTAGATTTCAAACTCATAAAGGAGGAAGAGGAGGTTAAGTTAGCAAAATTACTGAGTGAATTTCCGGATGTCGTAGGGTCAGCTTACTATTCGTTTGAGCCGTTGAAGTTGATAAATTATTTAAATGAGGTTGCTGAGACATTTCATTATTTTTATCACAAGCACAGAGTTGTTGGGTCTGACCTTGATTTGACAAGGGCGCGACTTGCTCTTTGCCTTGCTACGAAGATTGTGCTTGCAAATGGATTTAAAATCCTTGGGATAAGCGCTCCGGAGAGGATGTGA
- a CDS encoding LytR C-terminal domain-containing protein produces the protein MAILVVVILKFSASDYKFSNDEEEISVQDPSYQIDVQNGCGVEDVAFQITQYLRAKGFDVIDYGNYGTTVKESFIIDHVGKPDTARLIAKVLGIDERKIIRSKSKYYNEFTVVIGMDYIMLKPFKNKSEGAF, from the coding sequence TTGGCGATTTTAGTCGTGGTTATATTGAAATTTTCTGCCTCCGATTATAAATTTTCAAATGATGAAGAGGAAATTTCAGTTCAAGATCCGTCTTATCAAATTGATGTTCAGAATGGTTGTGGTGTTGAAGATGTTGCTTTTCAGATAACGCAGTATTTAAGGGCGAAGGGTTTTGATGTGATTGACTACGGAAATTATGGGACGACGGTGAAGGAAAGTTTTATAATTGACCATGTCGGTAAGCCCGATACAGCGCGTTTGATAGCAAAAGTGCTTGGAATTGATGAAAGAAAAATTATCAGGTCAAAATCAAAATACTACAATGAGTTTACGGTTGTAATCGGCATGGATTACATTATGTTGAAACCATTTAAAAACAAAAGCGAGGGCGCTTTTTGA
- a CDS encoding penicillin acylase family protein produces MSTTAKVIAGVSFVLIVVLISAIVLSYGLINKTLPSLEGEVRTQFLIDTVQIYRDENGIPHIFAKNEHDLYFALGYVTAQDRLWQMDLLRRIASGRLSEIFGVQTLEIDKLFRTLGLLKTAQSTQKNLSGKSIEILKSYSDGVNFFIGTHKDKLPIEFKLLNYEPDEWTIVDCLLITRLIAWQLNFSWWAEPVFSEILSRVGVEKFKSIIPEYPDDAPVIIKKFLPPTGKFVDANVKFREMFGMVADGLGSNSWVVSGEKSETGKPLLANDPHLPFSLPSIWYQVHLNDGEFDIAGVSIPGTPGIVIGRNNYIAWGLTNVMLDDTDFYIETIDSTGTKYLYNGNWFELDVREEVVKVKGKGEYRFKVLSTHRGPIISDVYEFSFSEYIPKADAKFIASQAVSMRWTGNMISDEVFAFYKINHARNWSDFKTGLKFFAVPAQNFIYADIYGNIGYYCAGKIPIRENLNPIILNPGDTDNFDWVGFIPFNEQPSVFNPSEKFIATANNKIVGGNYPYYISYLWEPESRAMRISEILTSKEKFSVDDFKKLQLDYFSHYAKEMTQYIINAFNGVEVKDAFVANGINYLKEWNFNFGRDDIATSIFNSFLIHMMRNTFEDELGEELYKRFVFYSGIPVRILKQLIVNNDSLWFDDVKTTIVESRDEIIRKSFADGIDYLRNLLGDDMNEWRWGKIHQLKLVHPLGLKSPFDKVFNLGPFEVGGAGTTVNNAGFSLLKPFDCVLGPSMRQIVDFSENLLYSIIPAGPSGQIMSKFYDSQTKIYLNGGYLKIYFEVEKFRNEKTKILYLLPEG; encoded by the coding sequence ATGTCAACAACGGCTAAGGTTATCGCTGGTGTTTCATTTGTTTTGATAGTTGTCCTTATCTCAGCAATAGTTTTATCCTACGGTCTTATCAATAAGACATTACCTTCGCTTGAAGGTGAAGTTCGGACGCAATTTTTAATTGACACGGTTCAAATCTATAGGGATGAAAACGGCATTCCTCACATTTTTGCTAAAAATGAGCATGACCTTTACTTTGCTCTTGGTTATGTCACCGCTCAGGATCGGCTTTGGCAAATGGACCTTTTAAGAAGGATAGCAAGCGGTAGATTGTCTGAAATTTTTGGGGTTCAGACGCTTGAGATTGATAAACTTTTCAGAACGCTTGGGCTTTTAAAAACAGCTCAATCAACGCAAAAAAATCTCAGCGGAAAATCAATTGAAATTTTAAAATCATATTCTGATGGCGTTAACTTTTTCATCGGAACGCATAAAGACAAGCTTCCAATTGAGTTTAAACTTTTGAATTACGAGCCAGATGAATGGACAATTGTGGATTGTCTTCTCATAACGAGATTAATTGCTTGGCAACTTAATTTTTCTTGGTGGGCAGAACCAGTTTTCTCCGAGATTTTATCAAGGGTTGGGGTTGAAAAATTCAAAAGTATAATTCCCGAATATCCTGATGATGCGCCAGTTATAATTAAAAAATTTTTACCACCAACGGGAAAATTCGTTGATGCGAATGTAAAGTTTAGAGAGATGTTCGGTATGGTTGCGGATGGTTTAGGAAGTAATTCCTGGGTTGTTTCCGGGGAAAAATCGGAAACAGGGAAACCACTTCTTGCAAATGACCCTCACTTGCCGTTTTCTCTGCCTTCAATATGGTATCAAGTACATTTAAATGATGGAGAGTTTGATATAGCTGGCGTTTCAATACCGGGGACACCGGGAATTGTCATCGGAAGAAATAACTACATCGCTTGGGGACTTACAAATGTTATGCTTGATGATACTGATTTTTACATTGAAACCATTGACTCAACCGGGACAAAGTATCTTTACAATGGAAATTGGTTTGAACTTGATGTTAGAGAGGAGGTTGTAAAAGTCAAAGGCAAGGGAGAGTATAGGTTTAAGGTATTATCAACGCATCGCGGACCGATAATAAGCGATGTTTATGAATTTAGCTTTTCAGAATATATCCCAAAAGCTGATGCTAAATTTATCGCTTCACAAGCTGTTTCAATGCGGTGGACAGGAAATATGATTTCCGACGAGGTGTTCGCTTTTTACAAAATCAATCATGCAAGGAACTGGAGCGATTTTAAAACCGGTTTGAAGTTTTTTGCCGTTCCAGCACAAAACTTTATCTATGCGGACATTTATGGTAACATCGGTTATTACTGCGCAGGCAAAATCCCAATAAGGGAAAATTTAAATCCAATAATTTTAAATCCCGGAGATACAGATAATTTTGATTGGGTTGGGTTTATTCCTTTTAATGAACAGCCGAGTGTTTTTAATCCATCTGAAAAATTTATCGCCACAGCAAATAACAAAATTGTTGGTGGAAATTATCCTTACTACATCAGTTATCTGTGGGAGCCGGAATCAAGAGCTATGAGGATAAGTGAGATTTTAACATCAAAAGAAAAGTTCAGCGTTGACGATTTCAAGAAATTGCAACTTGATTATTTTTCACACTATGCAAAAGAGATGACACAATATATCATAAACGCTTTTAATGGAGTTGAAGTTAAAGATGCTTTTGTAGCTAATGGAATTAATTATTTAAAAGAGTGGAATTTTAACTTTGGGAGGGATGATATTGCAACAAGTATATTTAACTCTTTTTTGATCCATATGATGAGAAATACATTTGAGGATGAACTTGGTGAGGAACTTTACAAAAGATTTGTGTTTTATTCGGGGATTCCAGTTAGGATTTTGAAGCAACTTATTGTCAACAATGATTCGCTTTGGTTTGACGATGTTAAGACCACCATCGTTGAAAGTAGAGATGAGATTATAAGGAAAAGTTTTGCTGATGGGATAGATTATTTGAGGAATTTGCTCGGTGATGATATGAATGAATGGCGTTGGGGAAAGATTCATCAACTTAAGCTTGTACATCCTCTCGGCTTAAAAAGCCCATTTGATAAAGTTTTCAACCTTGGTCCATTTGAAGTCGGTGGTGCCGGGACCACTGTAAATAACGCTGGTTTCAGCCTGCTTAAACCATTTGATTGTGTATTAGGTCCATCAATGAGGCAAATTGTTGATTTTTCTGAAAATTTATTATATTCAATCATACCAGCGGGTCCATCTGGGCAGATAATGAGTAAGTTTTATGATAGCCAAACAAAAATTTATTTAAACGGCGGTTATTTGAAAATTTATTTTGAAGTGGAAAAGTTCAGGAATGAAAAAACAAAAATTTTATACCTTTTACCTGAGGGATGA